In a single window of the Coregonus clupeaformis isolate EN_2021a chromosome 10, ASM2061545v1, whole genome shotgun sequence genome:
- the cand2 gene encoding cullin-associated NEDD8-dissociated protein 2 isoform X2 yields MSNISYHISNLLEKMTSTDKDFRFMATNDLMMELQKDSIKLDEDSEKKVVNMLLKLLEDKNGEVQNLAVKCLGPLVSKVKEYQVETMVDTLCSNMMSDKEQLRDISSMGLKTVIAELPSCSAGQSLTANVCKKITSQLIGAMGKQEDVSVQLEALDILSDMLGRLSGTLISFHASILTSLLPQLTSPRMAVRKRAIMALGHLVPSCSTALFTQLTEHLLAELGRGQQTSTTRTYIQCLATVSRQGGHRVGEHLEKIIPMVVKFCSVEDDELREYCFQAFEAFVRGCPKEMSPHIPTVIKLCLRYITYDPNYNYDVDEDRDESMDTEDGGDVDQESDDEYSDDDDMSWKVRRSSVKCLEAVISTRRDLLVELYGSVAPALLARFKEREENVKTDIFVAFVALLKQTRPSQGLITTAAEPGAKEDPAITLLKKQVPTVVKALHKQLKEKSMKSRQGCFSLLTELANVLPGALGEHIPALIPDKLPAFDVKPYVKDVFSGTLKRLKAADIDQEVKERAISCMGHIVCHLGDQLGGDLQPTLQIFLERLKNEITRLTAVKTLTLIATSPLRIDLRPLLTEGIPILGSFLRKNQRALKLSTLTALNVIVMNYSDSLKPPMIEAVLNELPALIEESDMHISQVAVMLLTCLAKVCPSSLSKIGNTVLPGVFHLVHSPLLQGGALSAILEFFKALVVTKAGNTGYNDLLKALTGPFHSSGKAAGPTPMHRQSYYSVARCVAALSSVCPKEASGMVTSFIQEVKNPKSSESVRILSFLCLGEVGRTMNLGGQKELKTVILEAFSSPNEEVKSAASCALGNICVGNLEEYLPFMLKEIGSQPKRRYLLLHSLKEVISACSAESLLAHVEDIWALLFKNRECAEEGTRNVVAECLGKLTMVNPAQLLPRLKQQLSSGSPVARSTVVTAVKFTIVDQPVPIDSLLKGCIGDFLTTLQDKDPNVRRVALVMFNSAAHNKPSLIRGLLASVLPSLYNETQIRKDLIREVEMGPFKHTVDDGLDVRKAAFECMYTLLDSCLDFLDISEFLEHVEEGLKDHYDIRMLTFIMLARLCSLCPNAVVQRLDRLIEPLRATCTTKVKAGSVKQEFEKQEELRRSAMRAVAALLSISEVEKSPDMADFANQIRTNAEMASILESIQGDARSSAAESMDTS; encoded by the exons ATGTCGAATATCTCCTACCATATCTCCAATCTGTTGGAGAAAATGACATCTACTGACAAAGACTTTCG CTTCATGGCCACCAATGACCTCATGATGGAGCTTCAGAAGGATTCTATCAAGCTGGATGAAGACAGTGAGAAGAAGGTGGTCAACATGCTCCTGAAGCTGCTGGAGGACAAGAACGGAGAGGTTCAGAATCTAGCAGTCAAGTG TCTGGGTCCCCTGGTGAGCAAGGTGAAGGAGTACCAGGTGGAGACCATGGTGGATACTCTCTGCTCCAACATGATGTCGGACAAGGAACAACTCAGAGACATCTCCAGTATGGGTCTGAAGACAGTCATCGCTGAGCTGCCCTCATGCTCCGCAG GTCAGAGCCTGACTGCCAATGTGTGTAAGAAGATCACGTCTCAGCTGATAGGAGCCATGGGGAAACAGGAGGATGTTTCTGTTCAGCTGGAGGCCTTGGACATCCTGTCGGACATGTTGGGAAG GTTGAGTGGTACGTTGATCAGCTTCCATGCCTCCATCCTGACCAGCCTGCTCCCCCAGCTGACCAGCCCCCGTATGGCTGTGAGGAAGAGGGCTATCATGGCCCTGGGTCACCTGGTGCCCAGCTGCAGCACGGCCCTCTTCACCCAGCTCACCGAGCACCTGCTGGCTGAGCTGGGCCGGGGACAGCAGACCTCCACCACACGCACCTACATCCAGTGTCTGGCCACCGTCAGCCGCCAGGGAGGGCATCGAGTCG GTGAGCACCTAGAGAAGATCATCCCCATGGTGGTGAAGTTCTGCAGTGTGGAGGATGATGAACTCAGGGAGTACTGCTTCCAGGCCTTCGAAGCCTTCGTCCGCGG ATGCCCCAAGGAGATGTCCCCTCATATCCCCACGGTGATCAAGCTGTGTCTGAGGTACATCACCTATGACCCCAACTACAACTATGATGTGGATGAGGACAGGGATGAGTCCATGGACACAGAGGACGGAGGGGATGTGGACCAAG AGTCAGATGATGAGTACAGTGACGATGACGACATGAGCTGGAAGGTACGGAGGTCGTCCGTCAAGTGTCTGGAGGCTGTGATCAGCACCAGGAGAGACCTGCTAGTGGAGCTGTATGGTTCAGTGGCTCCAGCCTTGCTGGCTCGGtttaaagagagggaggagaacgTCAAGACAGACATCTTTGTAGCCTTTGTTGCCCTACTCAAACAGACCAGGCCTTCTCAGGGCCTCATCACCACAGCAGCAGAGCCTGGAGCCAAAGAAGACCCAGCCATCACTCTGCTTAAGAAACAG GTCCCCACAGTAGTGAAGGCTCTCCACAAACAGCTGAAAGAGAAGAGCATGAAGTCTAGACAGGGCTGTTTCAGTCTGCTGACAGAGCTGGCCAACGTACTGCCAGGAGCCCTGGGGGAACACATACCAGCTCTCATCCCTG ACAAACTACCCGCCTTTGACGTCAAGCCCTACGTGAAGGATGTGTTCTCTGGCACTCTGAAGAGGCTGAAGGCTGCAGACATAGACCAGGAAGTGAAGGAGAGGGCAATTTCCTGTATGGGTCACATAGTGTGTCACCTAGGAGACCAGCTGGGTGGGGACCTCCAGCCGACGCTGCAGATCTTCCTGGAGAGACTGAAGAACGAGATCACCAG GCTGACTGCAGTGAAGACCCTGACTCTCATCGCCACATCACCCCTCAGGATCGACCTCCGACCTTTACTCACTGAGGGCATCCCCATCTTGGGCTCCTTCCTCAGGAAGAACCAGCGCGCCCTCAAGCTGAGCACGCTGACTGCTCTCAACGTGATCGTGATGAACTACAGCGACAGCCTGAAGCCCCCTATGATCGAGGCTGTGCTCAACGAGCTACCTGCCCTGATAGAGGAGAGCGACATGCACATATCCCAGGTGGCGGTGATGCTTCTCACCTGTTTAGCTAAGGTGTGCCCCTCCTCCCTGTCCAAGATCGGGAACACTGTCCTACCTGGTGTGTTTCATCTGGTTCATTCCCCGTTGCTGCAAGGAGGGGCTCTGTCGGCCATCTTGGAGTTCTTCAAGGCCCTGGTGGTCACTAAGGCTGGGAACACGGGATACAACGACCTCCTGAAAGCTCTCACCGGTCCTTTCCACAGCTCAGGGAAGGCTGCAGGCCCCACGCCCATGCACAGACAGTCCTACTACTCTGTTGCCAG GTGTGTGGCTGCTCTATCCTCTGTGTGCCCTAAAGAAGCATCCGGAATGGTCACCAGCTTCATCCAGGAAGTCAAGAACCCCAAGTCTTCCGAGTCGGTCAGAATCCTGTCCTTCCTGTGTCTGGGGGAAGTGGGGCGCACCATGAACCTCGGGGGTCAGAAGGAGCTAAAGACCGTGATCCTGGAGGCCTTCTCCTCTCCCAACGAGGAGGTCAAGTCAGCCGCTTCCTGTGCTCTGGGGAACATCTGTGTGGGCAACCTGGAGGAGTACCTTCCCTTTATGCTGAAGGAGATAGGTAGCCAGCCTAAGAGAAGGTACCTGCTGTTACACAGCCTCAAAGAGGTGATCAGCGCCTGCTCGGCGGAGAGCTTGTTGGCCCACGTCGAGGATATCTGGGCTCTGCTCTTTAAGAACCGTGAGTGTGCCGAGGAGGGGACGAGGAATGTGGTGGCGGAGTGTCTGGGAAAACTCACCATGGTCAACCCGGCTCAGCTCCTGCCCAGGCTCAAACAACAGCTGTCTTCAGGGTCTCCTGTGGCCCGCAGTACTGTGGTCACTGCTGTTAAGTTCACCATCGTTGATCAGCCTGTACCCATAGATTCACTACTCAAAGGATGCATAG GTGACTTCCTGACTACTCTGCAGGACAAAGACCCGAATGTACGTCGTGTGGCGTTGGTGATGTTCAACTCAGCGGCCCACAACAAACCTTCTCTGATCCGCGGCCTGCTAGCCTCAGTACTGCCTAGCCTCTACAACGAGACACAGATCAGGAAGGACCTTATCAGAgag GTGGAGATGGGTCCGTTCAAGCACACAGTGGACGATGGTCTGGACGTGAGAAAGGCAGCGTTTGAGTGTATGTATACCTTACTGGACAGCTGCCTGGACTTCCTGGACATCTCCGAGTTCCTGGAACACGTCGAAGAAGGCCTCAAAGACCACTACGACATCAGA ATGTTGACGTTCATCATGCTGGCCAGACTCTGCTCTCTGTGTCCCAACGCTGTGGTACAGAGGCTGGACAGACTGATCGAACCTCTCAGGGCTACCTGCACCACCAAG
- the cand2 gene encoding cullin-associated NEDD8-dissociated protein 2 isoform X1: MSNISYHISNLLEKMTSTDKDFRFMATNDLMMELQKDSIKLDEDSEKKVVNMLLKLLEDKNGEVQNLAVKCLGPLVSKVKEYQVETMVDTLCSNMMSDKEQLRDISSMGLKTVIAELPSCSAGQSLTANVCKKITSQLIGAMGKQEDVSVQLEALDILSDMLGRLSGTLISFHASILTSLLPQLTSPRMAVRKRAIMALGHLVPSCSTALFTQLTEHLLAELGRGQQTSTTRTYIQCLATVSRQGGHRVGEHLEKIIPMVVKFCSVEDDELREYCFQAFEAFVRGCPKEMSPHIPTVIKLCLRYITYDPNYNYDVDEDRDESMDTEDGGDVDQESDDEYSDDDDMSWKVRRSSVKCLEAVISTRRDLLVELYGSVAPALLARFKEREENVKTDIFVAFVALLKQTRPSQGLITTAAEPGAKEDPAITLLKKQVPTVVKALHKQLKEKSMKSRQGCFSLLTELANVLPGALGEHIPALIPGIVHSLTDKSTSSNMKIDALSFLHVLLCSHPPDVFQPHMKVILPPVVQCVEDPFYKITSEALLVTQQMVKIIRPLGDKLPAFDVKPYVKDVFSGTLKRLKAADIDQEVKERAISCMGHIVCHLGDQLGGDLQPTLQIFLERLKNEITRLTAVKTLTLIATSPLRIDLRPLLTEGIPILGSFLRKNQRALKLSTLTALNVIVMNYSDSLKPPMIEAVLNELPALIEESDMHISQVAVMLLTCLAKVCPSSLSKIGNTVLPGVFHLVHSPLLQGGALSAILEFFKALVVTKAGNTGYNDLLKALTGPFHSSGKAAGPTPMHRQSYYSVARCVAALSSVCPKEASGMVTSFIQEVKNPKSSESVRILSFLCLGEVGRTMNLGGQKELKTVILEAFSSPNEEVKSAASCALGNICVGNLEEYLPFMLKEIGSQPKRRYLLLHSLKEVISACSAESLLAHVEDIWALLFKNRECAEEGTRNVVAECLGKLTMVNPAQLLPRLKQQLSSGSPVARSTVVTAVKFTIVDQPVPIDSLLKGCIGDFLTTLQDKDPNVRRVALVMFNSAAHNKPSLIRGLLASVLPSLYNETQIRKDLIREVEMGPFKHTVDDGLDVRKAAFECMYTLLDSCLDFLDISEFLEHVEEGLKDHYDIRMLTFIMLARLCSLCPNAVVQRLDRLIEPLRATCTTKVKAGSVKQEFEKQEELRRSAMRAVAALLSISEVEKSPDMADFANQIRTNAEMASILESIQGDARSSAAESMDTS, from the exons ATGTCGAATATCTCCTACCATATCTCCAATCTGTTGGAGAAAATGACATCTACTGACAAAGACTTTCG CTTCATGGCCACCAATGACCTCATGATGGAGCTTCAGAAGGATTCTATCAAGCTGGATGAAGACAGTGAGAAGAAGGTGGTCAACATGCTCCTGAAGCTGCTGGAGGACAAGAACGGAGAGGTTCAGAATCTAGCAGTCAAGTG TCTGGGTCCCCTGGTGAGCAAGGTGAAGGAGTACCAGGTGGAGACCATGGTGGATACTCTCTGCTCCAACATGATGTCGGACAAGGAACAACTCAGAGACATCTCCAGTATGGGTCTGAAGACAGTCATCGCTGAGCTGCCCTCATGCTCCGCAG GTCAGAGCCTGACTGCCAATGTGTGTAAGAAGATCACGTCTCAGCTGATAGGAGCCATGGGGAAACAGGAGGATGTTTCTGTTCAGCTGGAGGCCTTGGACATCCTGTCGGACATGTTGGGAAG GTTGAGTGGTACGTTGATCAGCTTCCATGCCTCCATCCTGACCAGCCTGCTCCCCCAGCTGACCAGCCCCCGTATGGCTGTGAGGAAGAGGGCTATCATGGCCCTGGGTCACCTGGTGCCCAGCTGCAGCACGGCCCTCTTCACCCAGCTCACCGAGCACCTGCTGGCTGAGCTGGGCCGGGGACAGCAGACCTCCACCACACGCACCTACATCCAGTGTCTGGCCACCGTCAGCCGCCAGGGAGGGCATCGAGTCG GTGAGCACCTAGAGAAGATCATCCCCATGGTGGTGAAGTTCTGCAGTGTGGAGGATGATGAACTCAGGGAGTACTGCTTCCAGGCCTTCGAAGCCTTCGTCCGCGG ATGCCCCAAGGAGATGTCCCCTCATATCCCCACGGTGATCAAGCTGTGTCTGAGGTACATCACCTATGACCCCAACTACAACTATGATGTGGATGAGGACAGGGATGAGTCCATGGACACAGAGGACGGAGGGGATGTGGACCAAG AGTCAGATGATGAGTACAGTGACGATGACGACATGAGCTGGAAGGTACGGAGGTCGTCCGTCAAGTGTCTGGAGGCTGTGATCAGCACCAGGAGAGACCTGCTAGTGGAGCTGTATGGTTCAGTGGCTCCAGCCTTGCTGGCTCGGtttaaagagagggaggagaacgTCAAGACAGACATCTTTGTAGCCTTTGTTGCCCTACTCAAACAGACCAGGCCTTCTCAGGGCCTCATCACCACAGCAGCAGAGCCTGGAGCCAAAGAAGACCCAGCCATCACTCTGCTTAAGAAACAG GTCCCCACAGTAGTGAAGGCTCTCCACAAACAGCTGAAAGAGAAGAGCATGAAGTCTAGACAGGGCTGTTTCAGTCTGCTGACAGAGCTGGCCAACGTACTGCCAGGAGCCCTGGGGGAACACATACCAGCTCTCATCCCTG GTATAGTTCACTCCCTCACCGACAAGTCTACCTCGTCCAACATGAAGATCGACGCCCTCTCTTTCCTCCACGTCCTCCTGTGCAGCCACCCTCCTGACGTCTTCCAGCCTCACATGAAGGTTATTCTGCCCCCGGTGGTGCAGTGTGTGGAGGACCCTTTCTATAAGATCACCTCCGAGGCCCTACTGGTCACTCAGCAGATGGTCAAGATCATACGCCCGTTAGGAG ACAAACTACCCGCCTTTGACGTCAAGCCCTACGTGAAGGATGTGTTCTCTGGCACTCTGAAGAGGCTGAAGGCTGCAGACATAGACCAGGAAGTGAAGGAGAGGGCAATTTCCTGTATGGGTCACATAGTGTGTCACCTAGGAGACCAGCTGGGTGGGGACCTCCAGCCGACGCTGCAGATCTTCCTGGAGAGACTGAAGAACGAGATCACCAG GCTGACTGCAGTGAAGACCCTGACTCTCATCGCCACATCACCCCTCAGGATCGACCTCCGACCTTTACTCACTGAGGGCATCCCCATCTTGGGCTCCTTCCTCAGGAAGAACCAGCGCGCCCTCAAGCTGAGCACGCTGACTGCTCTCAACGTGATCGTGATGAACTACAGCGACAGCCTGAAGCCCCCTATGATCGAGGCTGTGCTCAACGAGCTACCTGCCCTGATAGAGGAGAGCGACATGCACATATCCCAGGTGGCGGTGATGCTTCTCACCTGTTTAGCTAAGGTGTGCCCCTCCTCCCTGTCCAAGATCGGGAACACTGTCCTACCTGGTGTGTTTCATCTGGTTCATTCCCCGTTGCTGCAAGGAGGGGCTCTGTCGGCCATCTTGGAGTTCTTCAAGGCCCTGGTGGTCACTAAGGCTGGGAACACGGGATACAACGACCTCCTGAAAGCTCTCACCGGTCCTTTCCACAGCTCAGGGAAGGCTGCAGGCCCCACGCCCATGCACAGACAGTCCTACTACTCTGTTGCCAG GTGTGTGGCTGCTCTATCCTCTGTGTGCCCTAAAGAAGCATCCGGAATGGTCACCAGCTTCATCCAGGAAGTCAAGAACCCCAAGTCTTCCGAGTCGGTCAGAATCCTGTCCTTCCTGTGTCTGGGGGAAGTGGGGCGCACCATGAACCTCGGGGGTCAGAAGGAGCTAAAGACCGTGATCCTGGAGGCCTTCTCCTCTCCCAACGAGGAGGTCAAGTCAGCCGCTTCCTGTGCTCTGGGGAACATCTGTGTGGGCAACCTGGAGGAGTACCTTCCCTTTATGCTGAAGGAGATAGGTAGCCAGCCTAAGAGAAGGTACCTGCTGTTACACAGCCTCAAAGAGGTGATCAGCGCCTGCTCGGCGGAGAGCTTGTTGGCCCACGTCGAGGATATCTGGGCTCTGCTCTTTAAGAACCGTGAGTGTGCCGAGGAGGGGACGAGGAATGTGGTGGCGGAGTGTCTGGGAAAACTCACCATGGTCAACCCGGCTCAGCTCCTGCCCAGGCTCAAACAACAGCTGTCTTCAGGGTCTCCTGTGGCCCGCAGTACTGTGGTCACTGCTGTTAAGTTCACCATCGTTGATCAGCCTGTACCCATAGATTCACTACTCAAAGGATGCATAG GTGACTTCCTGACTACTCTGCAGGACAAAGACCCGAATGTACGTCGTGTGGCGTTGGTGATGTTCAACTCAGCGGCCCACAACAAACCTTCTCTGATCCGCGGCCTGCTAGCCTCAGTACTGCCTAGCCTCTACAACGAGACACAGATCAGGAAGGACCTTATCAGAgag GTGGAGATGGGTCCGTTCAAGCACACAGTGGACGATGGTCTGGACGTGAGAAAGGCAGCGTTTGAGTGTATGTATACCTTACTGGACAGCTGCCTGGACTTCCTGGACATCTCCGAGTTCCTGGAACACGTCGAAGAAGGCCTCAAAGACCACTACGACATCAGA ATGTTGACGTTCATCATGCTGGCCAGACTCTGCTCTCTGTGTCCCAACGCTGTGGTACAGAGGCTGGACAGACTGATCGAACCTCTCAGGGCTACCTGCACCACCAAG